One Paenibacillus sp. FSL H7-0737 DNA segment encodes these proteins:
- a CDS encoding helix-turn-helix domain-containing protein, with translation MRKFKINILWKFLLSYIIVLMLPLSVIIFYYYPYSNSIVKNKILDWNTHITEQVASSMDLFMRPIYSLPTSIVANPEIKLSLLKNDAYQRYVVANEMKKYKTTDTLLNDTFLYIKQSGYLFSSTGYIYELERFMNPKNGYVYTSWSQEQFSQEINVINAIQVRPSEDVAILGEGRVKMITVMIPLPLGVDQSEGCVIYMIRHDTIERMMKSVSNSYTGDFIILDQNNTPIFSLNQRDDLRQANFKQFIKQLQASPSGGEMDYDGEAYIASQTVSKQNGWKYISMNPLESVLLETKETQRNTIILVISILLTEIIIIYLSIRNNYAPIKSLVQFSRHAFKGNTESGGNEFDIIRSTIQNLFQSKEQLDRNVQSIVPKLRDNILYEIISGQYSSLQDMLLEAKSYGITFTYAKCTTVVINVIGDIEQVFEIVKSVKLQPEDAMEGYFIRSIHNDDILFISTHTAEQALREMFMKLQGEIELVTGAKLVIGIGNTVDSPGEFHASYINALRTVEHLRIKNEDSILSFHDLMQQRNEPVPYPAETIQSLELFIMTGDVSEVQKTVQRLIEFLQHDRTPPYMIRAVFVNISTIILNNLIRLKHKENMEQLGITSFHNRITVAQITEILEKSADILCELMASTHTSSKAATLDEVLKYIQENQFDINFSLQAIADHFGMSVSNFSHYFKKNAGQNFKDFMDGRRINHSKQLLIHSDETIDWIAGRVGYTNPSSFIRAFKKHVGVTPGQFRLFNK, from the coding sequence ATGCGTAAATTTAAAATAAATATTTTATGGAAATTTCTACTTTCATATATCATTGTCTTGATGCTGCCGCTTTCTGTTATTATCTTTTATTACTATCCATATTCCAATTCGATTGTGAAGAATAAAATATTGGACTGGAATACACATATTACCGAGCAAGTAGCCAGCAGTATGGATCTGTTTATGCGGCCCATCTATTCTCTCCCAACTTCGATTGTAGCTAATCCTGAGATCAAATTATCCTTATTAAAAAATGATGCATACCAGCGATACGTCGTGGCTAATGAGATGAAGAAATACAAAACAACGGATACCCTCTTGAATGATACTTTCTTATATATCAAACAAAGTGGGTATCTGTTCTCAAGTACAGGGTATATCTATGAGTTGGAGCGCTTTATGAACCCCAAGAATGGTTATGTTTATACGTCTTGGAGTCAAGAGCAGTTCAGCCAAGAGATCAATGTAATCAACGCTATTCAAGTTCGCCCTTCAGAGGATGTTGCCATTCTTGGCGAAGGACGCGTTAAGATGATTACGGTGATGATTCCTCTACCTCTAGGTGTCGACCAATCCGAAGGCTGCGTCATCTATATGATCAGGCATGATACGATCGAGCGAATGATGAAGTCAGTGTCTAATAGCTATACAGGAGATTTCATCATCCTTGATCAAAATAACACCCCTATCTTCTCCCTCAACCAACGTGATGATTTGCGTCAGGCAAATTTCAAGCAATTTATTAAGCAGCTGCAAGCATCGCCATCAGGCGGTGAAATGGATTATGACGGAGAAGCTTATATTGCCTCCCAGACCGTATCCAAGCAGAATGGCTGGAAATACATAAGCATGAATCCGCTGGAATCGGTACTTCTGGAGACGAAGGAAACGCAGCGCAACACAATTATTCTGGTTATATCCATCCTGCTCACTGAGATTATTATCATCTATTTATCCATCCGTAATAATTATGCCCCGATTAAGTCTCTTGTCCAATTCTCCAGACATGCATTTAAAGGCAACACGGAAAGTGGTGGCAATGAGTTTGATATTATACGCTCTACAATCCAGAATCTGTTCCAGTCGAAAGAGCAATTAGATCGGAATGTCCAAAGTATCGTTCCGAAGTTACGTGATAATATTCTATATGAAATCATAAGTGGACAGTACTCTTCACTTCAAGACATGCTGCTAGAGGCAAAGTCCTATGGCATCACCTTTACGTATGCGAAATGCACGACTGTGGTCATCAATGTGATTGGAGATATCGAGCAAGTATTTGAAATTGTGAAGAGCGTTAAATTACAGCCCGAGGATGCAATGGAAGGGTATTTTATTCGGAGTATTCATAATGATGATATTCTATTTATTTCCACACATACAGCGGAGCAAGCATTACGGGAGATGTTCATGAAGCTGCAGGGTGAGATTGAATTGGTTACTGGCGCTAAGCTTGTGATCGGAATAGGAAATACCGTTGATAGCCCAGGCGAATTTCATGCTTCTTATATTAATGCGCTTAGAACAGTCGAACATTTGCGCATCAAGAATGAAGATTCCATCCTGTCCTTTCATGATCTGATGCAGCAGAGGAATGAGCCTGTTCCTTATCCGGCTGAAACGATTCAATCACTGGAATTGTTTATCATGACGGGTGATGTCTCTGAAGTGCAGAAAACAGTTCAAAGACTCATTGAATTTCTCCAACATGATCGAACACCTCCCTATATGATTCGGGCTGTATTTGTAAATATCTCGACCATTATATTAAACAATCTGATCCGTTTGAAGCATAAGGAGAATATGGAGCAGCTTGGGATCACATCGTTTCATAATCGTATTACGGTAGCCCAGATCACTGAGATTTTAGAGAAAAGTGCGGATATATTATGTGAATTGATGGCTAGTACGCATACTTCCTCTAAGGCAGCTACATTGGATGAAGTGCTTAAATATATTCAAGAGAATCAGTTTGATATCAACTTCTCACTACAAGCTATTGCCGATCACTTTGGAATGTCGGTGTCGAATTTTAGCCACTATTTCAAGAAGAACGCCGGACAGAACTTTAAAGATTTTATGGATGGGCGCCGAATCAATCATTCGAAGCAGCTGCTTATTCATTCCGATGAAACTATTGATTGGATTGCAGGCAGGGTGGGCTACACTAACCCTTCCAGTTTTATTCGCGCCTTCAAAAAACATGTAGGGGTCACACCTGGGCAATTCAGATTGTTTAACAAGTGA
- a CDS encoding extracellular solute-binding protein → MRGMRRWVICVCMLPVIILLQGCSAKNESDHTTERNVELLDRVQISVMTPTHQLSKNLQDIPYLNRIATDAKIHVNWMQKRNGWEEAKSTALTSGEMPDAFLAGLTDQDIIANKDKFVDLSEYIDKYAPNIKRMFEEVPETKRVSTFPDGKMYSLPGVRPINTDSYNVLMINKKWLDKLGLTEPTTLDELREVLTAFRNGDPNGNGKQDELGMDWWAGAGGSLGSRGLFSVTSLLGAYGVTDNFTEEMIGVTKGQICFLFESDEYKSLVSYLAELWKEKLINPDVFTQDYSGMKASAQQDDVATVGVTFGWSLTDRVGKWANEYVALPPLRSGSNVAPLWPMSPSRVRITTNLFSMTTANPHPVETIQWIDQFYSEENSIQGYYGSMPDYVTKELDGIYTIVPAPEGDQDTQQWTNALVDNGPLYFSQSLENKTIVPPAVTIRRELDSIYKAYEPKSVDIYPMIKFSSEELNEMALAKSDIFKLVDEKFAEWIMNSTVDKEWDQYINQLKQMGLPVLYRIYQQGYEDYYAQPNLNVNNN, encoded by the coding sequence ATGCGAGGAATGAGACGATGGGTTATATGTGTATGTATGCTACCGGTGATTATACTGCTTCAGGGATGCAGTGCGAAGAATGAGTCTGACCATACTACAGAGCGCAATGTAGAGCTGCTAGACAGGGTACAGATTAGCGTGATGACACCTACACATCAGCTATCCAAGAATCTTCAGGATATTCCTTATTTGAATCGCATCGCTACTGACGCAAAAATTCATGTGAACTGGATGCAGAAACGTAACGGATGGGAAGAAGCGAAAAGCACTGCTTTGACAAGCGGAGAAATGCCTGATGCTTTTTTGGCTGGATTGACCGATCAGGATATTATCGCGAATAAGGATAAATTCGTAGACCTTAGTGAATATATCGATAAATATGCCCCGAATATCAAGAGAATGTTTGAGGAAGTTCCCGAAACCAAGCGTGTGAGTACATTTCCCGATGGGAAGATGTATTCTCTTCCCGGTGTAAGACCAATTAATACAGATAGCTATAATGTCTTGATGATTAATAAGAAATGGCTGGATAAGCTTGGACTGACAGAACCGACTACGCTGGATGAACTGCGTGAGGTATTAACCGCCTTTCGCAATGGAGATCCCAATGGCAACGGGAAGCAGGATGAGCTTGGAATGGACTGGTGGGCAGGTGCTGGAGGAAGTCTGGGGAGCAGAGGTCTATTTAGTGTGACCAGTTTACTTGGGGCTTATGGAGTGACAGATAATTTCACCGAAGAGATGATCGGAGTGACGAAAGGGCAGATCTGCTTTTTGTTCGAGAGTGATGAATATAAGAGCTTAGTCTCTTACCTGGCAGAGCTCTGGAAGGAAAAGCTGATCAATCCGGACGTGTTCACGCAAGATTATTCCGGGATGAAAGCGAGTGCGCAACAAGATGATGTGGCAACGGTTGGTGTGACCTTCGGTTGGTCATTAACAGACCGCGTTGGTAAATGGGCCAACGAATATGTGGCTTTGCCACCGCTGCGTAGCGGTAGTAATGTGGCGCCATTATGGCCAATGAGTCCTTCTCGCGTAAGAATAACAACCAATCTGTTTAGCATGACAACAGCTAATCCGCATCCTGTCGAGACCATTCAATGGATTGATCAATTCTACTCCGAGGAAAATTCGATCCAAGGCTATTACGGCTCCATGCCTGATTATGTGACTAAGGAACTTGACGGTATATATACCATAGTTCCCGCTCCAGAAGGTGATCAAGATACACAGCAATGGACGAATGCTCTCGTGGATAATGGTCCGCTATACTTTTCGCAATCATTGGAGAACAAAACGATTGTTCCTCCCGCGGTAACGATCCGAAGAGAATTGGACAGCATCTATAAAGCTTATGAGCCTAAATCAGTGGACATTTATCCGATGATTAAATTTTCGTCAGAAGAGCTTAATGAAATGGCCTTGGCAAAATCAGATATATTTAAGCTGGTCGATGAGAAATTTGCGGAATGGATTATGAATTCAACGGTAGATAAGGAATGGGATCAGTATATTAATCAGCTGAAACAAATGGGACTGCCAGTACTGTACAGAATATATCAACAGGGTTATGAGGATTATTATGCTCAACCAAATTTGAACGTCAACAATAATTGA
- a CDS encoding extracellular solute-binding protein — translation MREYLLKVMKPVLALSLFGTILAGCGGGSNDGASSSDSSSSTNSTTGTVKLKGIMLKHPLTQEFSKMEWLTKVEEQVGVDIEWQEISADWDQKKGALLAGGDIPDILIGPNVITDADFAQFTGLFQDLTELISTGGPNIQQMFTEKPETKLIATQLDGKIYGLPKYQRFWPDTVSRQYINKQWLDNLGLKEPTNWDELYNVLLAFKEKDANGDGDVNDEIPMDFAPVGTTGFGYFQPQILLGSLGITLTDSSGQGYFTEGGQIKNYFVDDRYKQFVEFMNKCWQAGLINPEAFTQDYSKFQSVARGSGDKAKVGFSWGWEVTDRFGNTLAPQYESIAPLKVSADSTIKQSYDYDGYSLNFGGNMVVMSAKSKNKEAAMKFINELYNPTVSMQVLFGSLGTNIKDNGDGSYAVLPPTDSQMDPGTWKWTSTWADNGPTFISDSLKLTLGTDMQSVGKQTEPLQAVLSGIDKDNDILPSMFIKYNPEDNNAMVLVNTNMINLAMSKFSQWVTKGGVTKEWDSYVSNIKQMGLDNNLSTMQKYYDDYKSKK, via the coding sequence ATGAGGGAATATTTGTTAAAGGTAATGAAGCCCGTATTAGCACTTAGCCTATTTGGAACAATTCTTGCGGGGTGTGGAGGCGGGAGTAATGATGGTGCCTCTTCTTCTGATTCAAGTTCGTCAACGAATTCTACAACCGGTACAGTAAAACTAAAAGGGATCATGCTGAAACATCCTCTTACGCAAGAATTCTCCAAAATGGAATGGTTGACCAAGGTTGAGGAGCAAGTGGGGGTAGATATTGAGTGGCAAGAAATTTCAGCGGACTGGGATCAGAAAAAAGGCGCTTTGTTAGCCGGAGGAGATATTCCGGATATCCTTATAGGACCGAATGTGATCACGGATGCTGATTTTGCCCAGTTCACCGGACTCTTTCAGGATTTAACCGAGCTCATTTCAACAGGCGGCCCTAACATTCAACAGATGTTTACTGAGAAGCCGGAGACCAAATTAATCGCTACACAGCTGGATGGGAAAATATACGGTTTACCAAAATATCAACGATTCTGGCCGGATACGGTAAGTCGGCAATATATCAATAAACAATGGTTAGACAATTTAGGTCTCAAGGAACCGACTAATTGGGATGAATTATATAATGTGCTCCTGGCGTTCAAAGAGAAGGATGCCAATGGGGACGGTGATGTAAATGATGAAATTCCTATGGATTTCGCTCCGGTGGGGACGACAGGATTTGGTTATTTTCAGCCACAAATATTGCTTGGCAGTTTAGGTATTACATTAACGGATAGTAGTGGTCAAGGATATTTCACCGAGGGTGGCCAGATTAAAAATTACTTTGTGGATGATCGATACAAGCAGTTCGTGGAATTCATGAATAAGTGCTGGCAAGCTGGCTTAATTAACCCGGAAGCCTTCACGCAGGATTATTCCAAATTCCAATCGGTTGCGCGCGGCAGCGGGGACAAAGCGAAGGTCGGCTTTTCATGGGGTTGGGAAGTAACGGACCGCTTTGGCAACACCTTGGCTCCACAATATGAGTCGATCGCTCCGCTTAAAGTGTCGGCGGATTCAACGATTAAGCAGTCCTATGACTATGACGGTTATTCATTGAATTTCGGCGGTAATATGGTCGTCATGTCTGCTAAGTCCAAGAATAAAGAAGCGGCAATGAAATTTATTAATGAGCTGTATAATCCTACAGTTAGTATGCAGGTACTATTCGGATCACTTGGTACGAACATTAAAGATAATGGAGATGGAAGCTACGCGGTCCTGCCACCTACTGACAGCCAAATGGACCCAGGCACATGGAAGTGGACATCAACCTGGGCGGATAATGGACCTACCTTTATCTCCGATTCATTGAAACTGACACTTGGAACTGATATGCAATCTGTTGGCAAACAGACAGAGCCGCTGCAGGCGGTCCTCAGTGGGATTGACAAGGATAACGATATTTTACCAAGCATGTTCATTAAATATAACCCGGAAGACAACAATGCCATGGTGTTAGTGAATACGAATATGATTAATCTGGCGATGTCTAAGTTCTCGCAGTGGGTTACCAAAGGGGGAGTTACCAAGGAATGGGACTCCTATGTGAGTAACATTAAGCAGATGGGGCTGGATAACAACTTGTCCACTATGCAGAAATACTATGATGATTACAAAAGTAAGAAATAA
- a CDS encoding ABC transporter permease: MELKRDYQLWIMIIPAIVVVIIFNYIPMYGIQLAFRDYDFSRGLAGGAWRGLHYFSQFINNYQFWDLMRNTVIISITTIVLGFPAPIILALILNQVKWFRTKKLLQTIVYMPHFISIVVMVGLLNVLLSPNTGILGQLISKLGDTDINLLASTNSFVPVFVISDIWQHAGWNSIIYLAALSTVSPSLYDAAKIDGANKWKMILHIDIPALVPTIIILFILSMGNVLGTGFEKVFLMQNSLNLPVSEVISTYVYKIGILSNQFSYSSAIGLFNTVINFFFLVTMNWISKRNSDISLW, encoded by the coding sequence ATGGAGCTTAAACGCGACTATCAATTATGGATTATGATAATTCCGGCGATCGTTGTAGTTATCATCTTCAACTATATTCCAATGTATGGAATTCAGCTTGCCTTCAGGGATTATGATTTTTCGCGTGGATTGGCAGGTGGGGCCTGGCGCGGTCTGCATTATTTCTCACAATTCATCAATAACTATCAGTTTTGGGATTTGATGAGAAATACTGTGATTATTAGCATCACAACAATCGTTCTTGGATTTCCAGCACCGATCATACTAGCGCTCATACTGAATCAAGTGAAATGGTTTCGCACTAAGAAGCTGCTGCAGACCATCGTATATATGCCTCATTTTATCTCAATTGTAGTTATGGTTGGATTGCTGAATGTTCTCCTGTCACCGAATACAGGAATCCTTGGTCAACTGATCTCCAAGCTTGGCGATACGGACATTAATTTGCTGGCCTCCACGAATTCATTCGTCCCGGTGTTTGTGATTTCGGATATATGGCAGCATGCTGGATGGAACAGTATTATTTATCTGGCCGCATTATCAACAGTGAGTCCAAGTCTCTATGATGCTGCCAAAATTGACGGAGCGAACAAATGGAAGATGATTCTGCATATCGATATCCCTGCCTTGGTTCCGACAATTATCATATTATTTATTCTGAGTATGGGGAATGTACTGGGAACCGGATTCGAGAAGGTATTCTTGATGCAGAATTCATTGAACCTTCCCGTATCAGAGGTCATTTCCACCTATGTTTATAAAATCGGTATTCTTTCCAATCAATTCAGTTATTCGTCAGCCATCGGATTATTTAATACCGTCATCAATTTTTTCTTTCTGGTTACCATGAACTGGATTTCCAAACGCAACTCAGATATTAGCCTCTGGTAA
- a CDS encoding carbohydrate ABC transporter permease, with protein MQATTNHKRSTGEILFDISIIILCVLIFLIVAYPLYFVIIASVSDQTLVSTGKVTLFPRGISFFGYEQIFQDMRIWIGYKNTIIYTVLGTLFNLLLTIPAAYTLSRPEFRARRFLMFFFVFTLFFNGGLIPTYILMKDLSLTNSMWVFILPFAVNVFNLIIARTFFEASLPKEIYESAALDGCTHFKFFFYIAIPLSKSVISVIALYYLVAHWNDFFTGLIYIHSNDLQPLQIILRDILLSNQVFSQGGGSGGSAGGYAQQFADQVKYGVIIVSTLPILIVYPFIQKYFEKGVMIGSIKG; from the coding sequence ATGCAGGCAACAACTAATCACAAGCGCAGCACGGGTGAGATTCTATTTGATATTTCGATCATTATCTTATGTGTTCTAATTTTCCTGATCGTCGCTTATCCCTTGTACTTTGTTATTATTGCTTCTGTCAGTGACCAGACATTGGTCTCCACAGGCAAGGTTACTCTATTTCCCAGAGGAATCAGTTTCTTTGGCTACGAGCAAATTTTTCAGGATATGCGTATTTGGATAGGCTACAAGAATACCATTATTTATACAGTTTTAGGAACATTGTTTAATTTGCTTCTTACGATCCCTGCAGCGTATACACTATCCAGACCAGAGTTCCGTGCACGCCGGTTTCTAATGTTTTTCTTCGTTTTTACATTATTTTTTAATGGCGGACTAATTCCAACGTATATCCTGATGAAGGATCTATCCTTGACTAATTCGATGTGGGTCTTCATTCTTCCCTTTGCAGTGAATGTGTTTAATCTCATTATTGCACGTACGTTCTTTGAAGCTTCACTACCTAAAGAAATTTATGAATCCGCTGCATTGGATGGATGTACTCATTTTAAATTTTTCTTCTATATTGCGATCCCTTTATCTAAGTCCGTAATATCGGTCATTGCGCTGTATTATCTGGTAGCACATTGGAATGATTTTTTTACTGGGCTTATCTACATTCATTCGAATGACTTGCAGCCGTTACAAATCATTTTGCGTGATATTCTGTTATCCAACCAGGTTTTCTCTCAAGGCGGAGGCTCGGGCGGCAGTGCAGGCGGATATGCTCAGCAATTTGCTGACCAGGTTAAGTATGGAGTTATTATTGTATCTACTTTACCGATTCTCATCGTATATCCGTTTATTCAGAAGTATTTTGAAAAAGGTGTTATGATCGGTTCGATAAAGGGCTAG
- a CDS encoding TetR/AcrR family transcriptional regulator yields MTKEKILDATLHLIKSEGIDSVTIRKIASEAGTNVALINYYFGSKEKLMHEAMKMILETFRSAFDIFDALEYQPIERLKQFILTYALFLKDYPDLLKRILGHDPMFESVAEYVHFMKQQGFEKLSTVMTEVTGVTDRKTILLMTQHMFAAIMSLFTKVNPVTKCQPNNCIQSSLLDIPISIEESIDLFFEHYFHKYSVKI; encoded by the coding sequence ATGACGAAGGAGAAGATTTTAGACGCAACGCTGCATTTAATTAAGTCCGAAGGGATTGATAGTGTTACCATTCGGAAGATTGCTAGTGAAGCTGGTACTAATGTAGCGCTAATTAATTATTATTTCGGGTCGAAAGAAAAACTTATGCATGAAGCAATGAAGATGATCCTGGAAACATTCCGCTCGGCATTTGATATATTCGATGCTCTGGAATATCAGCCAATCGAACGACTGAAACAATTTATTTTAACGTACGCCTTATTTCTTAAAGATTATCCTGATCTGCTCAAGCGGATTCTTGGTCATGATCCAATGTTTGAATCGGTAGCCGAATATGTACATTTTATGAAGCAACAAGGGTTCGAGAAATTAAGCACAGTCATGACAGAAGTGACGGGTGTAACCGATCGAAAGACCATATTGTTGATGACACAGCATATGTTTGCTGCCATTATGTCACTGTTCACCAAAGTGAATCCTGTTACTAAATGTCAGCCGAACAACTGCATTCAATCGTCTTTACTCGATATTCCTATATCGATTGAGGAAAGTATTGATTTGTTTTTCGAGCATTATTTTCACAAATATTCAGTCAAAATTTAG
- a CDS encoding MDR family MFS transporter, whose product MTSNTATKPLTQEGDTFSLKAILPPLLAIIVGMIMVILDSTVVNNAVPKLVEYFHTDLKTIQWAITGYTLALSAVIPLAGWMTDKFGSKRIFLVTIVLFTLGSVLCGLAQSPEQLILFRIIQGLGGGMVAPIGMAMVFKLAPPERRGSIMGVLGIPMLMAPAFGPVISGYLVDYVSWHWIFIINLPIGVVAFILGKKYLPKTEPQKSTHLDILGMCLAPIAFAMLAYGVSEGGTDWSSTGAITGLTIGGIALILFIVVELRQKYPLLELKVFKSSDFTRGIILTWIVQMALFGATLMIPLYLQNIKGYTALHTGWIVMPQALCAGLMMPISGRLFDKIGARPLAFCGLSVIATAMFILSTVTVDTPIWMVIVAVCVMGLGMGSTMMPLNTHVLNSAPRHLVSRVTPLTSAAQQVVVSFAVTGLTAYLTSHTNTHMATIGKTGNPQTALVAGFGDTFLLTACIVCVGIVMSLILRKPKLQQAENIGEEVDPAMMMGH is encoded by the coding sequence ATGACTTCAAATACTGCAACAAAACCCCTTACGCAGGAAGGGGACACGTTCTCCCTGAAAGCTATTCTGCCACCTTTGCTTGCGATAATCGTCGGTATGATTATGGTTATTCTGGACAGTACAGTTGTTAACAATGCAGTTCCTAAACTAGTGGAATATTTCCATACTGATCTAAAGACAATTCAATGGGCAATAACGGGGTACACATTAGCACTATCCGCAGTAATTCCACTTGCTGGTTGGATGACCGATAAATTTGGATCAAAGCGTATTTTCCTTGTAACGATTGTGCTGTTTACATTAGGGTCTGTTCTATGCGGCTTAGCGCAATCACCTGAACAACTAATTTTATTCCGTATTATTCAAGGTCTAGGCGGAGGTATGGTTGCACCGATCGGGATGGCAATGGTATTCAAATTAGCTCCACCCGAACGTCGAGGCTCAATTATGGGTGTTCTTGGAATCCCAATGTTGATGGCGCCAGCTTTTGGTCCTGTAATATCCGGTTATCTTGTCGATTATGTGAGTTGGCACTGGATCTTTATTATCAATTTGCCTATTGGTGTTGTGGCCTTCATTTTGGGTAAGAAATACTTACCGAAGACTGAACCGCAGAAGTCAACACATCTTGATATTCTCGGGATGTGTCTTGCACCGATTGCGTTCGCTATGCTTGCTTATGGTGTAAGCGAAGGTGGAACAGATTGGTCTTCAACGGGTGCTATTACAGGCTTAACAATCGGTGGTATCGCATTAATACTGTTCATTGTGGTGGAGCTTAGACAGAAGTATCCTTTGCTTGAACTGAAGGTATTTAAATCATCTGATTTCACTCGCGGTATTATTCTTACTTGGATCGTACAGATGGCATTATTCGGAGCTACACTGATGATTCCTTTGTATCTACAGAATATTAAAGGTTATACCGCACTTCATACCGGTTGGATCGTGATGCCGCAAGCGTTATGCGCCGGTCTTATGATGCCGATTAGTGGTAGGTTGTTTGATAAAATTGGAGCTCGTCCATTAGCGTTCTGTGGGTTGAGTGTTATCGCCACCGCGATGTTTATTCTCTCGACGGTAACCGTGGATACACCGATTTGGATGGTTATTGTTGCGGTTTGTGTGATGGGGTTAGGTATGGGGTCAACCATGATGCCTCTTAATACACATGTATTAAATTCAGCACCACGTCATTTGGTTAGCCGTGTGACACCGTTGACTTCAGCGGCTCAACAGGTTGTCGTATCCTTCGCAGTAACAGGTCTTACAGCTTATCTGACTTCTCATACAAATACTCATATGGCAACAATCGGAAAGACAGGAAACCCGCAGACTGCCTTAGTAGCCGGCTTTGGAGATACGTTTCTCCTGACCGCTTGTATCGTATGTGTTGGTATTGTTATGTCCCTCATCCTTCGCAAGCCGAAGCTGCAACAAGCTGAAAATATCGGTGAAGAGGTAGATCCAGCGATGATGATGGGTCACTAG
- a CDS encoding ABC transporter substrate-binding protein, whose translation MNRYSCFICGIILLFITLLTGCTKQNLNAANFNAEPTVNLIYYTIGDPDKDLALVNNKINDILMKKIGITITYNKIGWQEYADRMNTMISSDSPFDIAFAPDYAKYAKRGVWLKLDDYLMNLAKEMYLAIDPIFWKGAEMDDGFIYGVPTNKELAVRENWMYPDSLVEKYNIKVNQYNTLESLEPLLRMIQKNEPDYLPMELDRDSHNFFAMYGYEYIGDNRLPLMIQSLDPTAPVVNIFETREAKHILDTLRRYYQLGFINQDAALREPGSLKHGVKVFWESGSGGPLSESVWSNDLGYKIVTNPVTPEVATTEAVRGGMMVVNAHTKHPVESIKFLNLLNTDPDLRNLFQYGIEGVHYTLDQNDQVVLSSIKDSQGNPLPKANGGYTGIQYTQGNWFILSTLGGIYPDPLNKWEQFRIYNSKVVESQVLGFTPDLSELNEQIDNIEIVWRKFYPSLMTGSVDVDAILPKFNHELHEAGIDKVRKEIQKQLDLWRK comes from the coding sequence ATGAATAGATATAGCTGCTTCATCTGTGGCATTATTCTGCTGTTCATTACATTGTTAACTGGCTGCACCAAGCAGAACTTGAACGCTGCGAACTTTAATGCAGAACCCACGGTAAATCTGATTTATTATACAATCGGTGATCCTGATAAGGATCTGGCCCTTGTTAACAACAAAATTAACGACATATTGATGAAAAAAATTGGAATTACCATAACCTATAATAAAATTGGTTGGCAGGAATATGCTGATCGCATGAATACAATGATCTCCTCTGACAGCCCTTTTGATATTGCTTTTGCTCCGGATTATGCTAAATATGCCAAACGTGGGGTATGGCTGAAGTTAGATGACTATTTGATGAATCTAGCCAAAGAAATGTACCTTGCAATAGACCCCATCTTTTGGAAGGGTGCTGAGATGGATGACGGGTTCATCTACGGCGTCCCCACCAACAAAGAATTGGCTGTACGCGAGAATTGGATGTATCCTGATTCTCTGGTAGAAAAATACAATATTAAAGTTAACCAATATAACACACTGGAATCGCTCGAACCGCTGCTTCGCATGATACAAAAAAATGAACCCGATTATTTGCCCATGGAGCTTGATCGAGACTCACACAATTTTTTTGCTATGTACGGCTACGAATATATTGGGGACAACAGACTCCCATTAATGATCCAATCTCTGGATCCTACTGCTCCTGTGGTCAATATCTTCGAAACCCGTGAAGCCAAACATATATTGGATACGTTAAGACGTTACTATCAATTAGGGTTCATTAATCAAGACGCCGCTTTGCGAGAACCAGGAAGTTTGAAACATGGTGTAAAGGTATTTTGGGAATCTGGTAGTGGCGGTCCACTCTCTGAGAGCGTCTGGAGTAACGATCTGGGGTATAAAATTGTAACCAATCCAGTAACACCCGAGGTGGCAACTACTGAAGCTGTGCGCGGAGGGATGATGGTTGTGAATGCACATACGAAGCATCCTGTGGAGAGCATCAAATTTCTAAACTTATTGAATACCGATCCTGACCTGCGTAACTTATTTCAATACGGCATTGAAGGCGTTCATTATACACTGGATCAGAATGACCAGGTTGTCCTAAGTTCGATAAAAGACAGTCAAGGAAATCCTCTTCCCAAGGCGAACGGTGGCTACACTGGCATACAATACACTCAGGGAAACTGGTTTATCTTAAGTACATTAGGTGGAATCTACCCTGACCCACTAAACAAGTGGGAGCAATTCCGCATCTACAACTCCAAGGTTGTGGAGTCCCAAGTACTGGGCTTTACTCCCGATCTGTCAGAGCTAAATGAGCAAATTGACAACATTGAGATTGTCTGGCGCAAATTTTATCCAAGTCTTATGACAGGCAGTGTCGATGTTGATGCCATTCTCCCCAAATTCAACCATGAACTTCATGAAGCAGGTATTGATAAGGTACGTAAGGAGATCCAGAAGCAATTGGATCTTTGGAGGAAATAG